One segment of Desulfuromonadales bacterium DNA contains the following:
- the rsfS gene encoding ribosome silencing factor encodes MESKQRAILCAAYALEKKAFDVRILEVRGLSSLTDYLLLASGRSDRQVQAVAESVRLGLKKDHAILPLAVEGMNEGRWVLIDYGDVMVHIFQQPVREFYDLDGLWSEAAEISVPDEYHWERQAGAR; translated from the coding sequence TTGGAATCGAAACAACGGGCCATCCTCTGCGCCGCCTACGCTCTGGAGAAAAAGGCCTTCGACGTCCGCATTCTCGAAGTGCGGGGGCTTTCATCCCTGACCGATTACCTGTTGCTTGCCTCGGGCCGTTCCGACCGACAGGTCCAGGCGGTGGCCGAGTCGGTGCGCCTCGGACTGAAAAAGGACCATGCCATTCTCCCTCTGGCGGTCGAAGGAATGAACGAGGGGCGCTGGGTGCTCATCGATTACGGCGACGTCATGGTACACATCTTCCAGCAACCGGTTCGGGAGTTCTACGATCTTGACGGGCTCTGGAGCGAAGCGGCCGAGATCTCCGTTCCCGACGAGTATCATTGGGAGCGGCAGGCCGGGGCAAGGTGA